In Desulfuromonadales bacterium, the genomic stretch CGAATCCCTCGGTCAGATAGCGGCGGAAGGCGAATCGCTCGCCGGTCAGGTCGAGAAAACGGCCATCGCGAAAGATGAAATACATCGGCACGTCGAGGGCATACTCGACGTAGGTGGCGAAGCCGGCTTCCGGCTGGAACAGCTGCGGGAGCAGGCCGGTGCGGTCGGGGTCGGTGCGGGCCCAGATCTCGCCGCGGGTGGTGAGGAAGCCGGTGGGCCGGTCTGCCATGATGGGAGAGTTGGCGAACAGGGCATAAAGCAAGGGTGCAAGCACAATGGAGAGCCGCAACTTGTCGATGCAATCGGCCTCGTCGGCATAGTCGAGGTTGACCTGCAGCCCGGCGCTCTGCTTCATCATCGCCTGGCCCAGGTCGCCGGTGCGCAGCATATAGGGGCCCATGACCCGGTAGCGGGCCTTGGGCAGCCATTCGATGCGCTCCAGGGGAGTGAAGGGCTGCACGCCCAGGCCGAGAAAGGCGAGGCCGAGAGTTTGTGCCTGGTCGACGATCTGCTCGATGTGCCGGGCAAAGTCGGCGTAACAGCAATGCAGGTCCGGGCAGAGCTGGCCGGAGAGTTCGAGCTGACCGCCGGGCTCCAGGGTAATGGAGGAGCTCTCCCCCAGCAGGGCGATCAGGTGACCCTCTTCGCGGACGGCCCGCCAGCTGCCGTTCTGCTCGAGGTGCTGCAGGAGGGACTCGATGCGCGGATAGGAAGCGGCCTCGCCGGTTTCGGCGTCGACCACCAGTTTCTCCATCTCGGTACCGATTCCCCACCGATCTGGAGATTTGGCTCCGCGAGCCAGGTAGTCGATCAGGTCCTGGGTGGCAGTGACCGGAATGGCCAGTTCGGTTTTCAGCATAGTTGTCATGCAGAAAGGATAACACTTCCCATGGCAAAAACGACCGCAGCGGCGCACCCCTCGAATGAAAAAAGGCCGGCGCAAGGCCGGCCCTGTGAAGCTGGATAACGAGGGGGTTCAGGAGCCCAGATAGGCGGTAACGCTCTCGGCGATGGTCTGAAATATTTTGGTGAACTCTTTCTCGTCGCGCTCCAGAAGGGTAATGCGGAAGCCCATCTCCGGCGTGCAGAAAGAGGAGAGCGGCACGGTGCAGATGCCGGTGGAGGCGAGCAGGTAGTAGACGAAACGTTTGTCGAGAGAGCAGCCCGGCTGGCTGACCAGCCCTTCGACCAGTTCGCGCACCTCCTTGACCTTGATCGGCAGCGTCTGCTTTTCGGTCAGTCGCCCCTTGTCGAAGGCGACGGCCATGTAGAAGGCGCCGTTGGTGCGGTTGACCTTGAGTCCCGGCACCCCTTTGAGGAT encodes the following:
- a CDS encoding glutamate-cysteine ligase family protein; its protein translation is MTTMLKTELAIPVTATQDLIDYLARGAKSPDRWGIGTEMEKLVVDAETGEAASYPRIESLLQHLEQNGSWRAVREEGHLIALLGESSSITLEPGGQLELSGQLCPDLHCCYADFARHIEQIVDQAQTLGLAFLGLGVQPFTPLERIEWLPKARYRVMGPYMLRTGDLGQAMMKQSAGLQVNLDYADEADCIDKLRLSIVLAPLLYALFANSPIMADRPTGFLTTRGEIWARTDPDRTGLLPQLFQPEAGFATYVEYALDVPMYFIFRDGRFLDLTGERFAFRRYLTEGFAGHRATLADWDLHLSTLFPEARLRPQIEVRPADSLPPHLTLAVGALLKGILYDRAAGDEVWSLFRFQRPEERAELCRQAWRFGLKTPVGNRSLREVALDVLASARAGLQRQRQQNQHGLDEAVFLEGIEEIAESGITLAERLLARWSGSRREKVEVLMDHCGFRRG